The proteins below are encoded in one region of Maribacter aestuarii:
- a CDS encoding thioredoxin family protein, producing the protein MARTESKMLALGTLAPEFSLMDTVTEKTMNLQAMKGEKGTVIMFICNHCPFVVHVNPEISKMAKEYQHKGIGFIAISSNDIKNYPQDGPSYMKIKAKAEDYTFPYLYDESQEVAKAYQAACTPDFYLFDEDLKLVYRGQLDDSRPGNNLPLNGRDLRNAMDALLEGNEISTVQKPSIGCNIKWADIG; encoded by the coding sequence ATGGCAAGAACAGAAAGCAAAATGCTGGCCCTTGGTACTTTAGCACCGGAGTTCAGCCTTATGGATACGGTAACAGAAAAAACGATGAATTTGCAAGCCATGAAGGGTGAAAAAGGTACCGTAATCATGTTTATTTGCAACCATTGCCCTTTTGTAGTCCACGTAAACCCGGAAATTTCAAAAATGGCAAAAGAATATCAACACAAAGGAATTGGTTTTATAGCTATTTCTAGCAATGATATTAAGAATTATCCCCAGGATGGTCCTAGTTATATGAAGATAAAGGCCAAAGCCGAAGATTACACTTTTCCTTATCTCTATGACGAATCGCAAGAAGTAGCGAAGGCATACCAGGCGGCCTGCACACCGGATTTTTATTTATTCGATGAAGACCTAAAATTGGTGTATAGGGGACAATTGGACGATTCTCGCCCGGGCAATAATCTACCACTAAATGGCAGGGATTTAAGAAATGCTATGGACGCATTGTTAGAAGGAAATGAAATTAGTACGGTGCAAAAGCCAAGTATTGGCTGTAACATTAAATGGGCCGACATTGGGTAA
- a CDS encoding cupin domain-containing protein yields the protein MKVSTKEALEKLKKESSPFLSLFEHGTLSLEIYKPDKIDLQQPHSRDEVYIIVSGTGEFLNDGVRTSFIPGDFLFVPAGITHRFENFTNDFSTWVLFYGPEGGEIS from the coding sequence ATGAAAGTTAGCACTAAAGAGGCATTGGAAAAGTTAAAAAAAGAATCTTCCCCTTTTCTTTCTCTTTTTGAACATGGCACGTTATCCCTAGAAATTTACAAACCGGATAAAATAGATTTACAGCAACCGCATAGCCGAGATGAGGTTTATATAATTGTTTCTGGAACCGGCGAATTTTTAAATGACGGGGTGCGAACTAGCTTTATACCGGGTGACTTTTTATTTGTTCCCGCCGGCATAACACACCGGTTTGAAAATTTTACCAATGATTTTTCTACATGGGTGTTATTTTATGGCCCGGAGGGTGGAGAAATTTCCTAG